One genomic segment of Gimesia chilikensis includes these proteins:
- a CDS encoding TauD/TfdA family dioxygenase, translating into MNRPADQGSASLSDLIEYISRERNWLDQTLLDQGGVLLRGFTIQEIDEFQDVAQALIPELKPYVEGQSPRTKVTGNVYTSTEFPAQFRITLHNELSYTKSPPPRIVFHCHLAAETGGETPIVDCRKLYREMPAEILAKFEERGVRYVKNMHGQERGIGKSWMDYFETSDRDQVEAYLKDNDIEFEWTADGNLRTWSIRPGTLAHPVTGEMLWFNQADLWHITNVNERNRAQLLQRFGEENLPTHAYYGDGSPITDEDLAGVRKTLWDTAVILPWQQGDVLALDNFSVAHGRMPYAGPRKILVAMG; encoded by the coding sequence TTGAACCGGCCGGCCGATCAGGGGTCTGCCTCCCTGAGTGACCTGATTGAATACATCTCACGGGAACGGAACTGGCTGGACCAGACTCTGCTTGATCAGGGAGGCGTGTTGCTGCGTGGATTCACCATTCAGGAAATTGATGAATTTCAGGACGTGGCCCAGGCGCTGATTCCAGAGTTAAAGCCGTACGTCGAGGGGCAGTCTCCCCGCACCAAAGTGACCGGAAACGTATATACTTCCACCGAGTTTCCTGCCCAGTTTCGCATCACGCTGCACAACGAGCTTTCCTACACCAAGTCGCCCCCGCCGCGGATTGTATTCCACTGTCATCTTGCTGCGGAGACCGGCGGAGAAACGCCGATCGTAGATTGCCGAAAACTCTACCGTGAGATGCCTGCCGAAATTCTGGCGAAGTTCGAAGAACGGGGAGTCCGCTATGTCAAGAACATGCACGGGCAGGAGCGGGGCATCGGCAAGTCATGGATGGATTATTTCGAAACCAGTGATCGGGATCAGGTCGAAGCATACCTCAAAGACAACGACATCGAATTTGAATGGACGGCCGATGGAAACCTGCGTACCTGGTCCATTCGCCCCGGCACGCTGGCCCATCCCGTTACAGGAGAAATGCTCTGGTTTAACCAGGCGGATCTCTGGCATATCACCAATGTGAATGAACGAAACCGCGCCCAACTGCTGCAGCGGTTTGGAGAAGAAAACCTGCCAACCCACGCGTATTACGGAGATGGTTCCCCGATTACCGATGAGGATCTCGCAGGGGTCCGTAAGACCCTGTGGGATACGGCCGTTATCTTACCGTGGCAGCAGGGCGATGTGCTGGCCCTGGATAATTTCAGTGTCGCCCATGGCCGAATGCCTTATGCAGGACCACGGAAGATTCTCGTTGCGATGGGTTAA